The Desulfonatronum thiosulfatophilum DNA segment CCATTTCCACCAGTTCCTGGGGCTGCAATTTCTTGAAGCCTTTGTAGCAGGCTAGTCCAACTGAAACGGTAACCTGCGGTTTCATGGCCGGATTCGGGCAGTCAAAACGCAGGTTGCGGACGGCGTCCATGACTCGAGCAAGCAGGAGTGCGCCACTGGTCTGGGTGGTATCCGGCATGAGAATTGCGAATTCCTCGCCACCCAGCCTGACGCCCAGGTCGGACTGCCGGATGTTGTCGCGCAGGATTGCGGCCACGGAACGTAGAACCAGATCTCCGTGGACATGGCCGCAGATGTCGTTGATCTTTTTGAAATCGTCAATATCCAGGATGGCCAGGCTCAGGGACAGTCCGGAGCGTCGAGTCCGTTCCATCTCGCTGTGCAGGGTCTGCTCGAAGACACCGCGCAACGCCAGTCCGGTCAAATGGTCATGTCCGGCCGCGTGACTGAGGTCGTTGATTTTCTGCTGGATTCGGGTCAGGGCGGGA contains these protein-coding regions:
- a CDS encoding GGDEF domain-containing protein, giving the protein MDTSHDVLAELEILRAEISRLKPDAVYNDNGPVAVLFRILDDFSRPRQAELESRLNPLPWMIMPLDGELYPALTRIQQKINDLSHAAGHDHLTGLALRGVFEQTLHSEMERTRRSGLSLSLAILDIDDFKKINDICGHVHGDLVLRSVAAILRDNIRQSDLGVRLGGEEFAILMPDTTQTSGALLLARVMDAVRNLRFDCPNPAMKPQVTVSVGLACYKGFKKLQPQELVEMADQALYAAKQSGKNRLVKSPFRDISPELSSHTLVDSDEKNYLFRALSS